Within Ammospiza nelsoni isolate bAmmNel1 chromosome 32, bAmmNel1.pri, whole genome shotgun sequence, the genomic segment GATCTCTGATCTCACCTGGCGCTGCTGACGCCGCTCGTTCCCTCCCGCATTCCTGCAGCCGCAGCAGGAAATGCAATTTTGCAGGAAATGCAATTTTGCAGGAAATGGAATTTTGcaggaaatggaatttttcaggaaatgcaATTTTTGCTTCGCTGCTCTCGAGGTTTTCACGCTCAAAATCGCGGGGCGGGAGCTGCGAGTCCTTGGGCAAGGACGGccggggttttggggttttcatggggtttttggggtttcacTGGGTTTTAGGGTGTAACTGGGTATTGGATGTCTTTGGGGTGTCACTGGGTTGTAGGGTGTCAAGAGGTTTTAGGGATGTCACCGGGTTTTTGGGATTTTACCGGGTTTTAGGGGTGTCACCGTGTTTTTAGGGTGTCGCGAAGATTTTGGGATTTCACTGGGTTTCAGGGATTTCATAGGGTTTTGGGGAtttcactgggattttgggatttcaCCGGGTTTTTGGGAtgtctttggggtttttgggattttaCCGGGTTTTAGGGGTGTCACTGAATTTTGGGGTGCCACTGAGTTTTTGGGGTGTCATTGGGTTTTTGGGAATTCACTGGGGTTTTGGGTCaaatttggggggggggggattttAGGTCAAATTGGGGCAGAATTTTGGGTCAAGTTGGGGAGAATTTTAGGTCAAAATGGAGGAGAATTTTGGTCAAACTgggggggggattttgggtcaagttgggggggattttggatCAAATTCCGAGGGAATTTTGGTTCAAactggggggaattttggatCAAactgggggggatttttgggtcaaactggggggaattttggatCAAactgggggggatttttgggtcaAACTGGGGTGGAATTTTGGGTCAAACTGGAGAGAATTTTGGGTCAAACTGAGTAGGAATTTTAGGTCAAATTGGGGGGCGAATTTTGGGTCAAATTGAGTGGGAATTTTTGGTCAAATTGGGGGGAATTTTAGGGTCAAACTGGGGTGGAATTTTGGGTCAAATTGAGTGGGAATTTTGGGTCCCTCGGCAGGGTGGGAGCTGCGGGCTGGGGTGGAGGAACAGGAACCTTGTCCCGTTCCAAGGACAGGAACAATTCCCCCGTCCCAGGGcgctccaagccccgtccaacccccccaaaacccgAATTTCATTGGggggacacccagggatggatggagagggggaagggagatggaggaggaggaggaggaggggtgAGGAGGTGGATGAAGAGCGGGGATGGCTCGGGAAAGGGAAGGAGGCTGCTGCCACCTAGAGCAGCCCAGCCGAGCTTCCCCATTCCCAAAGATCCTTTTGGGGGAGGCTGAACCGGGAAATTCGGGAAAAGCAGAATTCCCAGCTTCGGGGAGCGCCTCTGCCCCCGTGGCGCTCGCGGGATAATTAATTAATGATGGAAATAAGTgagaaaatcccattttcacGCAATCCTCACTGGAAATTTGTGTCCTTGCAAATGAAGCAGAGCCGGACCCAACCAAGGGCTCAGAAAGGGgaagaatgttaaaaaaaaaaaaaaaaaaaaaaaaaaaagcggaagggagaaaagggaacGGAAAAGCCCCAAAGAGTCTTCGAGGATTTTGGTGAGGTGTCCCCAGACCGCAATCCCACAGGATGGGCCGGGGGGAAGCGAAAGCCACTCGGAGATGTCCCCAACGCCACACGCTCCCCACCTGCCGGTGCCGCCCGTGTCCCCCCGCGGTGTCCCCTCGTGTCCCCCCGGTGTTTTCCGCGTCCCCCCGGGGCGTCCCCGTCCCTTCGTGTCCGCTCCTCGGTCCTCCCGCCCGCCAGGGGGCGCGCTGCGATGGGGCGGGACCGGGGGCGTGTCCCGCTACTGGTGGGCGTGTCCCGCTCATGTGGGCGTGTCCCGGGGCCTGTGGGCGTGTCCCGGTGTCTGTGGGCGTGTCCAAGTCCCCGTGGACGGTGCCGTGTCCCGGGGAGTGTCCCTGTCCCGAGGCGTGTCCTGTTCCCGTGTCCAGGTGCTGTGTCCTGTGTCCTGTCCTCGTTCCCGAGGCGTGTCCCGATCCCGTTCCCGCGTCCCGCGTCCGAGTCCCGTGTCCCGGGGCGTGTCCCGTTCCCGTGTCCCGAGGCGTGTCCCGTTGCCGTTGCCGCTCCCGAGGCGTGTCCCGGTGCCGTCGCCGTTCCCGGGGCGTGTCCCGGTGCCGTGGGCGGGCCGCGCCGAGGCCGCCATGGCGCTGAACGGGGCCCTGGCGCTCCGTGTCGCCTACGCGTCCTTCGGTGCCCTGAGCGGCCTCTCGGCCTTCTGCGCCTGGAGCGTGGTGCCCGCGCTGCGCCAGCCCGGCACGGCTGCGGCCGGCGGCCTCTCGGGTACGGCACCGGGGGTGAGGGGACACCGGGCACCGGGCCGGGAGGGCTCTGGGGTACGGCACCGGGCCGGGCGGGCACCGGGCCGGGAGGGCTCTCGGGTTCGGCACCAGGCCGGGCCGGGAGGGCTCTGGGGTACAGCACCGGGGCCGAGCGGACACTGGGCACCGGGCCGGGAGGGCTGAGCGGGATCAGCGTGAGAGAGGGATCGGGGTTGGGCGTGATGGAGCGGGTCAGGGCGGCGGTGGGGCCGAGGAGCCCCT encodes:
- the LOC132085716 gene encoding period circadian protein-like — protein: MAASARPAHGTGTRPGNGDGTGTRLGSGNGNGTRLGTRERDTPRDTGLGRGTRERDRDTPRERGQDTGHSTWTREQDTPRDRDTPRDTAPSTGTWTRPQTPGHAHRPRDTPT